A region of Bombyx mori chromosome 13, ASM3026992v2 DNA encodes the following proteins:
- the LOC692641 gene encoding hemolin-interacting protein, which yields MGKIFLDHIGGTRLFSCASCDVNLTNRSELISTRFTGATGRAFLFHKVVNLIYSEVQDRVMLTGRHMVRDVSCKNCGTKLGWVYEFATEENQRYKEGRVILERALVTESDGIEEIQVNVDD from the exons atggGTAAAATATTTCTTGATCATATTGGAGGAACGCGACTATTTTCATGCGCATCATGCGATGTCAATCTTACGAATCGTTCCGAATTAATAAGTACGCGATTTACTGGAGCTACAg GTCGTGCATTCTTATTCCACAAGGTTGTGAATCTAATCTATTCGGAAGTTCAGGATCGTGTGATGCTAACAGGACGTCACATGGTGCGTGATGTTTCTTGTAAGAACTGCGGTACGAAGCTGGGTTGGGTATATGAATTTGCAACTGAAGAGAATCAAAG ATACAAGGAAGGGAGAGTAATATTGGAACGAGCTTTGGTCACGGAGAGTGATGGTATTGAAGAAATTCAAGTTAATGTtgatgattaa